The Periplaneta americana isolate PAMFEO1 chromosome 2, P.americana_PAMFEO1_priV1, whole genome shotgun sequence genome has a window encoding:
- the LOC138694332 gene encoding toll-like receptor 6 — MLRFFAVVLTVLPIAVAVLCPLNCKCYRYSLQCRGASLYLQPEGLKVAEEKLEVVLDNFTILTRDLFRETLQKLSLIQTGTKQIEVNAFEGMTELRVLILENNRINFIHSDTFKGLIKLCVLNLHRNEINFLDPTTFQGLKSLNNLNMNTNNLNVLHVDLFRDMGHEFMLQEMESNSHLNLETLKLDSKLDFGENEIENIEPGMFQNLVMITELDMSKNKLRTLRPNSFMGLSNLWELALNSNPVVTIWEGAFNGLKKLKKLLLYNSNISNITSEMFVDLPHLLTLDLENNRIENIPEGTFKHLISLTRLKLSHNKLKKISSGTFCSLRRLTHLHLRQNYIQTIHTTTFAELQQLRYVDLEYNKLQSVSESLRPLRHLTYVTLRYNHVTVLANTTFNLYVRLEQLSLSIGSKNKFPVKLRNLHVNCLVLTLEKKVTISKLVNMLEGILGLESLHLVKMHTSLKRGIFPSIKIRHLYISEGNNYVIYADAFHNLPVLKTLEVSSSKLKRINLGAFNNLKRLSDLILRRNKIRTLERGLFNGLVSLEYLHLGKNSIKSLEEGIFSSDVVCNDGMEVTHGVELHNSSCSTTLTSLKYLDLTHNSIRFIHNRTFVHNHKLETLKLGFNRLLTLDTNFLLIPSLKFLYMNHCNISNIPRETFTLLRNLLTLDLRNNMIERIDIGGIEAFEELDELYIDNNPVNCDCQLLDTWALLWKLGIMQKSYNHDNDDDNDDDDDEEDDEDKDKDQDDYEYDDNYEDDVGDYYNDRDYDLYDVVCTNTGDSWEYTLQSLKCNSSQQPYEDIETRIFKVPPLHFDDDINLQYSTTNSGATYFKRYVEPSFLWIIFSTGILLNLMLLIVFIKHPKIRRGPNIYVLNLAIGDILSLVVNIAISYFDDRHVTWDLDTVFCKLFMGMRDVSVGLNIFSVVALCGHRYRLVVNSLAKRTGVFGLKKSTTKMLSLVFIWALSIGLAFPAFLTAKVDYMCLYSDPAVEYIQRTWSIQLFVYCVVPICTVTFLSARTALILKSSAQKIPGEQRMDWQILTRARFANMIIALTVIMCVSYIPNYLIRVLVVWCVIEPQSSLVFYLSFISYCLFFCSSCFNPLAFLWVSPRFRNIVCSYVKCCYKNESDTRNQQISCRNLTRSRGIMENNAMEVCVQ, encoded by the coding sequence ATGCTGCGATTTTTTGCAGTTGTGTTGACTGTGCTACCCATTGCAGTGGCAGTTTTGTGTCCGCTAAATTGCAAGTGCTACAGATACAGCTTGCAATGTCGTGGGGCAAGTTTGTATCTACAACCAGAAGGACTGAAGGTAGCAGAAGAAAAGCTCGAGGTAGTTTTGGACAATTTCACCATCTTAACACGTGACCTATTCCGAGAAACATTACAGAAGCTTTCATTAATACAAACAGGAACTAAGCAAATAGAAGTAAACGCGTTTGAAGGCATGACAGAGCTCAGGGTCTTGATACTAGAAAATAACCGCATAAACTTTATTCATTCAGACACTTTTAAAGGCCTAATCAAGTTGTGTGTCTTAAATCTGCATAGAAATGAAATTAACTTCCTTGATCCTACAACCTTCCAAGGACTGAAAAGCTTAAACAATTTGAATATGAATACTAATAACCTCAATGTATTGCATGTCGACTTGTTTCGTGATATGGGCCATGAATTTATGCTACAAGAGATGGAAAGTAACTCACATCTCAATCTGGAAACTCTCAAATTAGACAGTAAACTTGATTTTGGTGAAAATGAGATAGAGAATATAGAACCTGGAATGTTCCAGAACCTTGTAATGATTACAGAACTAGATATGAGTAAAAATAAATTACGGACACTTCGACCCAACAGTTTTATGGGACTAAGCAATTTATGGGAACTGGCGCTGAACAGTAATCCAGTAGTTACTATATGGGAAGGAGCTTTCAATGGTttgaaaaaactgaaaaaattgttattgtacaatagcaatatttctaacattacttCAGAGATGTTTGTTGATCTTCCTCATTTGTTAACATTAGACCTTGAGAAcaacagaattgaaaatattCCAGAGGGAACATTTAAACATCTGATATCACTAACTCGACTCAAACTATCACACAATAAACTAAAAAAGATATCTTCTGGAACCTTCTGCTCACTTAGGAGACTTACGCACTTACATTTACGTCAGAATTACATACAAACTATACACACTACGACATTCGCCGAGCTTCAGCAGCTCCGTTATGTGGACCTCGAgtataacaaattacaaagtgTCTCAGAGTCTTTGAGGCCTCTCCGACATCTTACTTACGTGACACTTCGCTACAATCATGTTACTGTTTTAGCAAACACAACGTTTAATCTATATGTGAGATTGGAACAATTAAGTCTGTCAATAGGcagtaaaaataaatttcccGTGAAACTCCGTAATCTTCATGTCAATtgcctagtgttaacactagaaAAAAAAGTTACCATTTCAAAACTTGTGAATATGTTGGAAGGTATACTTGGTCTGGAATCACTACATTTGGTGAAAATGCATACCTCCTTGAAACGTGGAATCTTCCCAAGTATAAAAATCAGGCATCTCTATATCTCTGAAGGCAACAACTACGTAATATATGCAGATGCCTTTCATAATCTCCCTGTACTTAAGACTCTTGAAGTATCAAGTAGTAAATTGAAGAGAATCAACTTGGGTGCTTTTAATAATCTGAAAAGACTATCAGATTTAATTCTGCGAAGAAACAAAATCAGAACTCTTGAACGTGGACTGTTCAATGGTCTTGTATCTTTAGAATATCTTCACCTTGGTAAAAACTCCATAAAATCCCTTgaggaaggaatattttcttcaGACGTAGTATGTAATGACGGAATGGAAGTAACACATGGTGTCGAACTACACAATTCTTCTTGCAGCACTACACTAACATCTTTAAAATATCTAGATCTAACACACAACTCAATAAGATTTATACATAACAGAACTTTTGTACACAATCACAAGTTAGAGACTCTGAAATTAGGTTTTAATAGACTGCTGACTCTGGATACCAATTTTTTGTTAATACCTTCACTGAAGTTTTTATACATGAACCATTGCAATATCAGCAATATTCCACGCGAAACTTTTACATTGTTGAGAAATCTGTTAACATTGGATTTAAGAAACAATATGATTGAAAGAATAGATATTGGAGGAATAGAAGCTTTTGAAGAATTAGACGAATTGTATATAGATAACAATCCGGTTAATTGTGATTGCCAATTACTTGATACATGGGCACTGTTATGGAAACTTGGAATCATGCAGAAATCTTATAACCACGATAACGACgacgacaacgacgacgacgatgacgaagaAGATGACGAAGACAAAGACAAAGACCAAGACGACTATGAATACGATGATAATTATGAAGATGATGTTGGTGATTACTATAATGATAGGGATTACGACCTTTATGACGTAGTGTGTACAAATACGGGAGATTcctgggaatataccttgcaaTCACTGAAATGTAATTCATCTCAACAACCATACGAAGACATAGAGACCCGTATCTTCAAAGTACCACCCCTACATTTTGATGACGACATCAATCTCCAATACAGTACCACCAACAGTGGAGCTACCTATTTCAAACGTTATGTTGAACCTTCTTTTTTATGGATAATTTTCTCCACTGGAATATTGTTGAATTTAATGCTTCTCATAGTCTTCATAAAGCACCCCAAAATTCGTAGAGGCCCAAACATCTATGTTCTTAACCTGGCTATCGGGGACATCTTATCACTTGTTGTGAATATCGCTATCAGTTATTTCGATGACAGACACGTTACTTGGGACTTGGACACGGTTTTCTGCAAATTGTTCATGGGTATGAGAGATGTGTCCGTAGGGTTAAACATATTTTCTGTGGTGGCTTTATGTGGACACAGATATAGACTTGTAGTGAACTCTCTCGCCAAACGAACGGGTGTTTTTGGACTCAAGAAGAGCACCACCAAAATGTTGTCCCTTGTATTCATATGGGCATTATCTATAGGTCTCGCCTTTCCCGCATTTTTGACTGCGAAAGTGGACTATATGTGTCTGTATTCAGATCCAGCTGTAGAGTACATCCAAAGGACATGGAGCATCCAACTTTTTGTTTATTGCGTAGTTCCGATATGCACAGTGACGTTTTTATCTGCAAGAACTGCTCTGATCCTAAAATCCAGCGCTCAGAAGATTCCTGGTGAACAAAGAATGGACTGGCAAATCTTGACGAGGGCCAGATTTGCCAATATGATAATTGCTCTAACAGTCATAATGTGTGTGAGTTACATCCCAAATTACTTGATAAGAGTTCTAGTAGTGTGGTGCGTGATCGAACCCCAATCGAGTTTGgttttttatttgtctttcatTTCTTACTGCCTATTTTTCTGTAGCTCGTGTTTCAATCCTCTTGCATTCTTATGGGTAAGCCCTCGTTTCAGAAATATTGTGTGTAGTTATGTCAAATGTTGCTATAAGAATGAATCAGATACCAGAAACCAACAAATCTCATGTAGAAACCTAACTAGAAGTAGGGGAATTATGGAAAATAACGCAATGGAAGTCTGTGTTCAATAG